From Callospermophilus lateralis isolate mCalLat2 chromosome 5, mCalLat2.hap1, whole genome shotgun sequence, a single genomic window includes:
- the Shroom1 gene encoding protein Shroom1 isoform X1, protein MEALGPRDDSASPASSTPSLDLRRLSTRADSAYGSFSAPEARTPSPRADLHPYLDWEYVRVVWGGPAPAPPDADPPTTQRPRPAVAACCEPWPPEVQGTPGPLSRQATPLLYALAAEAEAGARAAEPPSPPASWAAYRQRLQGAQRRVLRETSFQRKELRMSLPTRLRPAVPARPPTAHPRSASLSHPGGEVGPTRSGAPAPGSTGPGRLANQQRKWCFSEPGKLDCMGRGGGLAGECLSLACSSSGLNSPEPQELQAEVKGLQRWAQAEAQPQNTAELNSGSTKLGNGCRPATRSQSPSGEVLGPWKGPGGAMAPVQAVSQAGENPRPLFQTRLSSTKTFLPGHCGQCGIPASSRFLTQKEAALVHPGEDPQSSPAKCEQEDSEICMESPYALLPSLPDDEVFLEETLHVGMRSPPDSHVLQEFPISVHASDQQCGTGLGQRAGQASVPPECTLHECPGTAGAGDCWQEMNGSVGIHRPTSYILPGTANGDISIIDTSGLLTTDHPVVDALGPSGNDKLGSPHHTSLAWGTGQPGSKPTWPGQRLEELVQELARLDPSLSDTLTSQPCPEPPLGLLDGLIPLAEVWAAMKPGCGEAGEEGPGTSEPGSYQFNFTQLLPTSQEMTSPENSPSCPVPDCPSAQTSNNNVQAKKVELAGLLQEMLQDLHIQEERLQGAAQEWTRRRVALESAVGQACAPRELERFSRFLADLERVLGLLLLLGSRLARVHHALARMGPDGDPDERDSLLQRLGLLQQQQEDAKELKEHVARRERALREVLARALSVEELCSYSELLVGKATILAQQRCLEEHVRLFQNQLDALGSNLGLRPISPRPSWPPETCPRDKPPFLPPSI, encoded by the exons ATGGAAGCCCTGGGTCCCAGGGACGACAGCGCCTCCCCGGCCTCATCCACACCAAGCCTAGACTTACGGCGGCTGTCCACTCGCGCCGACTCGGCCTATGGTTCTTTCTCCGCCCCTGAGGCGCGCACGCCGTCGCCTCGCGCGGATCTCCACCCTTACCTCGACTGGGAATACGTGCGCGTGGTTTGGGGCGGCCCGGCCCCAGCCCCACCTGATGCCGATCCTCCCACCACGCAGCGGCCTCGGCCAGCTGTTGCTGCGTGCTGTgagccatggcccccagaggtccAGGGAACCCCGGGGCCACTCAGCAGACAGGCAACCCCGCTGCTATACGCGCTGGCTGCAGAGGCTGAGGCCGGGGCGCGGGCCGCCGAGCCACCCAGCCCGCCAGCTTCCTGGGCGGCCTACCGCCAGCGATTGCAGGGCGCGCAGCGGCGAGTGCTCCGGGAGACATCCTTCCAGCGCAAGGAGCTCCGCATGAGCTTGCCCACCCGCCTGCGGCCAGCTGTCCCCGCGCGGCCCCCCACTGCGCACCCGCGCTCCGCCTCGCTTAGCCACCCGGGCGGGGAGGTAGGACCCACGCGCTCTGGGGCTCCAGCGCCAGGATCCACTGGTCCGGGGCGCCTCGCCAATCAGCAGCGGAAATGGTGCTTCTCAGAGCCAGGAAAGTTGGATTGCATGGGTCGGGGTGGTGGGCTGGCGGGGGAGTGCTTGAGCTTGGCCTGCTCCAGCTCTGGCCTCAACAGTCCTGAGCCCCAGGAGttgcaggctgaggtcaaagggtTGCAGCGTTGGGCGCAGGCTGAGGCCCAACCCCAAAACACAGCGGAGCTGAACTCCGGGTCCACGAAGCTCGGCAATGGCTGTAGGCCTGCCACTCGGAGTCAGAGCCCTTCAGGAGAGGTCTTGGGCCCCTGGAAAGGTCCAGGAGGGGCCATGGCCCCTGTCCAG GCTGTTTCCCAAGCAGGAGAAAACCCCAGACCGTTGTTTCAGACCAGACTTTCCAG CACGAAGACTTTCCTTCCTGGTCACTGTGGTCAGTGTGGGATCCCTGCCTCCTCCAGATTCTTGACTCAGAAGGAAGCTGCACTGGTGCATCCTGGAGAGGACCCCCAGAGCAGTCCTGCCAAGTGTGAGCAGGAGGACTCAGAGATCTGCATGGAGTCTCCATatgccctccttccctcccttcctgatGATGAAGTGTTCCTGGAAGAAACCCTGCATGTTGGAATGAGATCACCTCCAGACTCCCATGTTCTCCAGGAGTTTCCAATCAG TGTCCATGCCTCTGACCAGCAGTGTGGAACTGGCTTGGGCCAAAGGGCTGGCCAGGCTTCAGTCCCCCCAGAGTGCACCCTGCATGAATGTCCGGGGACTGCAGGGGCAGGTGACTGCTGGCAGGAGATGAATGGTTCTGTGGGTATCCACAGGCCCACAAGCTATATCCTCCCTGGGACTGCAAATGGTGACATCTCAATCATTGATACCAGTGGACTACTTACCACTGACCATCCTGTAGTTGATGCCCTGGGACCTTCAGGCAATGATAAACTAGGGTCCCCTCACCATACTTCCCTGGCCTGGGGTACTGGACAGCCTGGTTCCAAGCCAACATGGCCAGGTCAACGTCTTGAGGAGCTGGTTCAGGAGCTGGCCAGACTGGATCCCTCTCTAAGTGACACTCTTACCTCCCAGCCATGCccagagccacccctgggcctgctGGATGGGCTGATTCCTTTAGCAGAAGTCTGGGCTGCAATGAAGCCAGGCTGTGGTGAAGCTGGAGAAGAGGGTCCTGGTACTTCTGAGCCAGG GTCCTATCAATTCAACTTTACCCAGCTCCTGCCAACTTCTCAGGAGATGAcaagtcctgaaaactctccctcCTGTCCTGTGCCCGACTGTCCTAGTGCCCAAACATCAAACAACAACGTCCAGGCTAAGAAA GTGGAGCTAGCCGGCCTTCTTCAAGAGATGCTGCAGGACCTTCACATCCAGGAGGAGCGGCTGCAAGGTGCTGCCCAAGAATGGACCAGACGCAGGGTGGCTCTGGAATCCGCAGTGGGCCAGGCCTGTGCACCCCGGGAACTGGAGCGGTTCAGCCGGTTCTTGGCCGACCTGGAGCGCGTCCTGGGACTCCTGCTGCTACTCGGCAGTCGCCTGGCCCGTGTGCACCATGCCTTAGCTCGGATGGGCCCAGATGGTGACCCTGATGAGCGG GACTCTCTGTTGCAGCGACTTGGGCTTCTGCAACAGCAGCAGGAAGATGCCAAGGAGCTGAAGGAGCATGTGGCCCGGCGTGAGCGGGCCCTGCGCGAGGTGCTGGCGAGGGCACTGTCTGTGGAGGAGTTGTGCTCCTATAGTGAGCTGCTGGTGGGCA
- the Shroom1 gene encoding protein Shroom1 isoform X2, with protein sequence MEALGPRDDSASPASSTPSLDLRRLSTRADSAYGSFSAPEARTPSPRADLHPYLDWEYVRVVWGGPAPAPPDADPPTTQRPRPAVAACCEPWPPEVQGTPGPLSRQATPLLYALAAEAEAGARAAEPPSPPASWAAYRQRLQGAQRRVLRETSFQRKELRMSLPTRLRPAVPARPPTAHPRSASLSHPGGEVGPTRSGAPAPGSTGPGRLANQQRKWCFSEPGKLDCMGRGGGLAGECLSLACSSSGLNSPEPQELQAEVKGLQRWAQAEAQPQNTAELNSGSTKLGNGCRPATRSQSPSGEVLGPWKGPGGAMAPVQAVSQAGENPRPLFQTRLSRFLTQKEAALVHPGEDPQSSPAKCEQEDSEICMESPYALLPSLPDDEVFLEETLHVGMRSPPDSHVLQEFPISVHASDQQCGTGLGQRAGQASVPPECTLHECPGTAGAGDCWQEMNGSVGIHRPTSYILPGTANGDISIIDTSGLLTTDHPVVDALGPSGNDKLGSPHHTSLAWGTGQPGSKPTWPGQRLEELVQELARLDPSLSDTLTSQPCPEPPLGLLDGLIPLAEVWAAMKPGCGEAGEEGPGTSEPGSYQFNFTQLLPTSQEMTSPENSPSCPVPDCPSAQTSNNNVQAKKVELAGLLQEMLQDLHIQEERLQGAAQEWTRRRVALESAVGQACAPRELERFSRFLADLERVLGLLLLLGSRLARVHHALARMGPDGDPDERDSLLQRLGLLQQQQEDAKELKEHVARRERALREVLARALSVEELCSYSELLVGKATILAQQRCLEEHVRLFQNQLDALGSNLGLRPISPRPSWPPETCPRDKPPFLPPSI encoded by the exons ATGGAAGCCCTGGGTCCCAGGGACGACAGCGCCTCCCCGGCCTCATCCACACCAAGCCTAGACTTACGGCGGCTGTCCACTCGCGCCGACTCGGCCTATGGTTCTTTCTCCGCCCCTGAGGCGCGCACGCCGTCGCCTCGCGCGGATCTCCACCCTTACCTCGACTGGGAATACGTGCGCGTGGTTTGGGGCGGCCCGGCCCCAGCCCCACCTGATGCCGATCCTCCCACCACGCAGCGGCCTCGGCCAGCTGTTGCTGCGTGCTGTgagccatggcccccagaggtccAGGGAACCCCGGGGCCACTCAGCAGACAGGCAACCCCGCTGCTATACGCGCTGGCTGCAGAGGCTGAGGCCGGGGCGCGGGCCGCCGAGCCACCCAGCCCGCCAGCTTCCTGGGCGGCCTACCGCCAGCGATTGCAGGGCGCGCAGCGGCGAGTGCTCCGGGAGACATCCTTCCAGCGCAAGGAGCTCCGCATGAGCTTGCCCACCCGCCTGCGGCCAGCTGTCCCCGCGCGGCCCCCCACTGCGCACCCGCGCTCCGCCTCGCTTAGCCACCCGGGCGGGGAGGTAGGACCCACGCGCTCTGGGGCTCCAGCGCCAGGATCCACTGGTCCGGGGCGCCTCGCCAATCAGCAGCGGAAATGGTGCTTCTCAGAGCCAGGAAAGTTGGATTGCATGGGTCGGGGTGGTGGGCTGGCGGGGGAGTGCTTGAGCTTGGCCTGCTCCAGCTCTGGCCTCAACAGTCCTGAGCCCCAGGAGttgcaggctgaggtcaaagggtTGCAGCGTTGGGCGCAGGCTGAGGCCCAACCCCAAAACACAGCGGAGCTGAACTCCGGGTCCACGAAGCTCGGCAATGGCTGTAGGCCTGCCACTCGGAGTCAGAGCCCTTCAGGAGAGGTCTTGGGCCCCTGGAAAGGTCCAGGAGGGGCCATGGCCCCTGTCCAG GCTGTTTCCCAAGCAGGAGAAAACCCCAGACCGTTGTTTCAGACCAGACTTTCCAG ATTCTTGACTCAGAAGGAAGCTGCACTGGTGCATCCTGGAGAGGACCCCCAGAGCAGTCCTGCCAAGTGTGAGCAGGAGGACTCAGAGATCTGCATGGAGTCTCCATatgccctccttccctcccttcctgatGATGAAGTGTTCCTGGAAGAAACCCTGCATGTTGGAATGAGATCACCTCCAGACTCCCATGTTCTCCAGGAGTTTCCAATCAG TGTCCATGCCTCTGACCAGCAGTGTGGAACTGGCTTGGGCCAAAGGGCTGGCCAGGCTTCAGTCCCCCCAGAGTGCACCCTGCATGAATGTCCGGGGACTGCAGGGGCAGGTGACTGCTGGCAGGAGATGAATGGTTCTGTGGGTATCCACAGGCCCACAAGCTATATCCTCCCTGGGACTGCAAATGGTGACATCTCAATCATTGATACCAGTGGACTACTTACCACTGACCATCCTGTAGTTGATGCCCTGGGACCTTCAGGCAATGATAAACTAGGGTCCCCTCACCATACTTCCCTGGCCTGGGGTACTGGACAGCCTGGTTCCAAGCCAACATGGCCAGGTCAACGTCTTGAGGAGCTGGTTCAGGAGCTGGCCAGACTGGATCCCTCTCTAAGTGACACTCTTACCTCCCAGCCATGCccagagccacccctgggcctgctGGATGGGCTGATTCCTTTAGCAGAAGTCTGGGCTGCAATGAAGCCAGGCTGTGGTGAAGCTGGAGAAGAGGGTCCTGGTACTTCTGAGCCAGG GTCCTATCAATTCAACTTTACCCAGCTCCTGCCAACTTCTCAGGAGATGAcaagtcctgaaaactctccctcCTGTCCTGTGCCCGACTGTCCTAGTGCCCAAACATCAAACAACAACGTCCAGGCTAAGAAA GTGGAGCTAGCCGGCCTTCTTCAAGAGATGCTGCAGGACCTTCACATCCAGGAGGAGCGGCTGCAAGGTGCTGCCCAAGAATGGACCAGACGCAGGGTGGCTCTGGAATCCGCAGTGGGCCAGGCCTGTGCACCCCGGGAACTGGAGCGGTTCAGCCGGTTCTTGGCCGACCTGGAGCGCGTCCTGGGACTCCTGCTGCTACTCGGCAGTCGCCTGGCCCGTGTGCACCATGCCTTAGCTCGGATGGGCCCAGATGGTGACCCTGATGAGCGG GACTCTCTGTTGCAGCGACTTGGGCTTCTGCAACAGCAGCAGGAAGATGCCAAGGAGCTGAAGGAGCATGTGGCCCGGCGTGAGCGGGCCCTGCGCGAGGTGCTGGCGAGGGCACTGTCTGTGGAGGAGTTGTGCTCCTATAGTGAGCTGCTGGTGGGCA